In Companilactobacillus allii, one genomic interval encodes:
- a CDS encoding glycoside hydrolase family 1 protein — translation MLEFPKNFAWGAATSGPQSEGNFHKANQNVFDYWYEKSPKDFYDGVGPDTASNFYNDYKQDIKLMAKTGIRSLRTSIQWTRLMSDVDLGIVDEDGVKFYNNVIDCLLDNGITPYINLFHFDLPIELYKKYGGWESKHVTDLFADYAQKCFELFGSKVEHWFTFNEPKVILDGEYLYQFHYPLKVDGPAAVQVAYNINLASAKAIERFNKWRKENNADSKIGTILNLTPAYPATNDPEDVKAAEFATLWDDNMYLDPAVKGYFPKKLVKILSDANVLFDSTPEELKIIADNTIDVLGVNFYHPERVMRPSVSPDSLQDWMPDIYFDNYEMPGRVMNVDKGWEIYPKTLYDIAINIRDNYGNLPWFVSENGMGVSKEERYLDDKGVVQDDYRIKFIKDHLSELHRGIEAGSNCHGYFVWTGIDCWSWKNAYRNRYGLIRNDIHTQKKTIKKSGQWYAKLSENNGF, via the coding sequence ATGCTCGAATTTCCAAAGAACTTCGCTTGGGGTGCAGCAACATCTGGGCCACAATCTGAAGGTAACTTTCATAAGGCCAATCAAAATGTGTTCGATTATTGGTATGAAAAAAGTCCCAAAGATTTCTACGATGGAGTAGGACCTGACACTGCGTCTAATTTTTACAATGATTATAAACAAGATATTAAGTTGATGGCTAAGACTGGTATTCGTTCATTGCGTACCTCTATTCAATGGACAAGATTGATGTCTGATGTTGACCTTGGCATAGTTGATGAGGATGGTGTCAAGTTTTATAACAACGTCATTGATTGCCTATTAGACAATGGAATAACCCCTTATATCAATCTATTTCACTTTGATTTACCAATTGAATTGTACAAAAAGTATGGTGGTTGGGAATCCAAACACGTAACTGATCTATTCGCTGATTACGCACAAAAGTGCTTTGAATTATTCGGTAGTAAAGTGGAACACTGGTTCACATTTAATGAGCCTAAGGTGATTTTGGATGGTGAATACTTGTATCAATTCCATTATCCACTAAAAGTTGACGGACCAGCAGCCGTTCAAGTTGCTTATAATATCAACTTGGCATCTGCCAAAGCCATAGAGAGGTTTAACAAGTGGCGTAAGGAGAATAATGCTGATAGTAAAATCGGAACTATTCTAAACCTCACTCCCGCTTATCCTGCAACTAATGACCCAGAAGATGTCAAGGCAGCAGAATTTGCTACGTTGTGGGATGACAATATGTATCTAGATCCTGCTGTGAAAGGATATTTCCCTAAGAAACTAGTTAAGATCTTGAGTGATGCCAATGTTTTGTTCGACAGCACACCAGAGGAATTGAAGATAATTGCTGATAATACGATCGATGTACTAGGAGTCAACTTCTATCACCCAGAACGTGTTATGAGACCGAGCGTATCACCAGATAGTTTGCAGGATTGGATGCCTGATATCTACTTTGATAATTATGAGATGCCAGGTCGCGTTATGAATGTTGATAAGGGATGGGAGATCTATCCAAAGACTCTATATGATATTGCTATCAACATTCGTGACAATTATGGCAATTTGCCATGGTTCGTGTCAGAGAATGGAATGGGAGTTTCAAAAGAGGAGAGATACTTAGATGATAAAGGTGTGGTTCAAGATGATTATCGAATCAAATTCATCAAAGATCATCTAAGTGAGCTTCATCGTGGAATTGAAGCAGGATCCAATTGCCATGGGTACTTCGTTTGGACCGGTATTGATTGCTGGTCATGGAAGAACGCTTATCGCAATAGATATGGATTGATTAGAAATGATATTCATACTCAAAAGAAGACCATTAAGAAGTCTGGACAATGGTATGCAAAGTTAAGTGAGAACAATGGATTTTAG
- a CDS encoding ROK family protein: MKNLGLIDIGGTSIKFAMWQDNKLKKLKSIPTPSTLGEFYNELVDKVNQMKQTASIVGVGISSPGAVNKKSGVIEGASALPYIHNFKIQQALEEKFGLPVSIENDANCAALAELDSGAGKDVDSLIFLIIGTGVGGSVIINHKIWHGAHLFGGEFGFMLSDNENTLSNLGTPVNVANRYNAASDPISNYSGKEVFDLANNGDKRAQQEVQTMYYSLAKGIYNLQYSFDPELVVLGGAVSNNPDLLPSVDKEIEKIRDIVEIASIKPKVVACHYTDEANLRGAVVDFLQTYPDKEVN; the protein is encoded by the coding sequence ATGAAAAATTTGGGTTTGATCGATATTGGTGGAACATCTATAAAATTCGCCATGTGGCAAGATAATAAGTTGAAAAAATTAAAGTCGATACCAACTCCTTCAACACTAGGAGAGTTCTACAACGAACTAGTCGACAAAGTTAATCAGATGAAACAAACTGCATCGATCGTTGGTGTAGGAATCAGTTCACCAGGTGCCGTTAACAAAAAGTCCGGTGTGATAGAAGGAGCTTCAGCTCTTCCTTACATTCATAACTTCAAGATTCAACAAGCACTTGAAGAAAAGTTTGGCCTTCCAGTAAGCATTGAAAATGACGCTAATTGTGCAGCACTCGCAGAACTTGATTCTGGTGCCGGTAAAGATGTTGATAGCTTGATCTTCTTGATTATTGGAACGGGTGTCGGTGGTTCAGTGATCATTAATCACAAGATCTGGCATGGTGCCCACTTGTTCGGTGGAGAATTTGGCTTCATGTTATCTGATAATGAGAACACGCTCAGTAACCTAGGCACACCGGTTAACGTTGCCAATAGATATAACGCTGCATCAGATCCAATCTCTAATTATTCCGGCAAAGAAGTCTTTGATCTCGCTAATAATGGAGACAAACGTGCCCAACAAGAAGTCCAAACAATGTATTATTCGTTAGCTAAAGGAATTTATAATTTACAATATAGTTTTGATCCAGAGTTAGTAGTACTTGGTGGAGCTGTTTCAAATAATCCTGATTTGCTTCCATCAGTGGATAAAGAAATTGAAAAAATCAGAGATATTGTAGAAATTGCATCTATTAAGCCAAAGGTGGTAGCTTGTCATTATACCGATGAAGCCAACTTACGTGGGGCAGTGGTCGACTTTCTTCAAACTTATCCTGATAAGGAGGTAAATTAA
- a CDS encoding sialate O-acetylesterase translates to MASDELRLDPIYSENMIIPANKPFKISGLAVSNTDVYIEIDDQVLRTTSDDSGNWVVSVAPIDTNVKTTLKVKSLDDQLTVKNVQTGQVILLTGQSNIEYEFKNDCEYQEQVNDIDFKDSYYINIPKLEYQDEKQTLPDDLLTPSWKMVKDTTVGSLSAVGYWMLKRIKQIHPNQVVGIIDCYKGGTSASSWVPEEVLQNDALLVSTFIEPFHKAVDKKTEDDFKEELSAYYAKVDDHNTKLDAFTKKYPEVSLSDAKDKVGHTPWPPPMTNTSFLRPNGLYHTMIEKIKNYSFNKVVWYQGENDAPNPEVYEKLLYGLIISWRKLFKDNSLPFYVVQLPGYFDEPKDSWAKIRQSQLSVVQRIGDVHLVSIADTGDKHNIHPESKRVAGTRLGDIISGIQYSDTPTIYKQEVVSEGLLLFAKNAVTLSIKGNAYMLIRNNQQWIKQEVYVLGDTIMIPNAKQAIEIRYEYKNHPQCTIFNEYGAPLAPFEMKVGRN, encoded by the coding sequence ATGGCAAGTGATGAATTAAGACTTGATCCCATATATTCAGAAAACATGATTATACCTGCAAACAAACCCTTTAAGATAAGCGGTCTTGCGGTTAGTAATACTGATGTTTATATCGAGATAGATGATCAAGTATTGCGTACAACTTCAGATGATAGTGGCAATTGGGTAGTGTCAGTCGCACCAATAGACACAAATGTTAAAACAACTTTGAAAGTTAAAAGTCTAGATGACCAATTAACCGTCAAAAATGTCCAAACCGGACAAGTTATCCTTTTGACTGGTCAATCAAATATCGAGTATGAGTTCAAGAATGACTGTGAGTACCAAGAACAGGTAAATGATATAGACTTTAAAGATTCCTACTATATAAATATCCCAAAGCTTGAGTATCAAGATGAGAAACAGACTTTACCAGATGATTTACTCACCCCTTCTTGGAAGATGGTAAAAGATACAACAGTCGGTAGTCTATCGGCCGTTGGATATTGGATGCTAAAACGTATTAAGCAGATACACCCGAATCAAGTAGTTGGAATTATTGACTGTTACAAAGGTGGGACTTCGGCATCATCTTGGGTGCCAGAAGAAGTCTTACAAAATGATGCATTATTAGTTTCTACCTTTATAGAGCCATTTCATAAGGCAGTCGATAAAAAGACTGAGGATGACTTTAAAGAAGAACTTAGTGCATATTATGCCAAAGTCGATGATCACAATACTAAGCTAGACGCGTTCACCAAAAAGTATCCAGAAGTTTCTTTGAGTGATGCCAAGGATAAAGTGGGACATACACCATGGCCACCTCCAATGACGAATACGTCATTTCTGAGACCAAATGGGCTATATCATACAATGATTGAAAAAATTAAGAATTATTCATTCAACAAAGTTGTTTGGTACCAAGGTGAAAATGATGCACCCAATCCAGAAGTATATGAGAAGTTGTTGTACGGTTTAATTATTAGTTGGAGGAAGTTATTCAAGGATAATTCATTGCCATTTTATGTAGTCCAGTTGCCAGGTTACTTTGATGAACCAAAGGATTCTTGGGCCAAGATTAGACAGAGTCAATTAAGCGTAGTCCAAAGAATTGGTGATGTTCATCTAGTTTCTATAGCAGATACTGGTGATAAACATAATATTCACCCAGAATCAAAGCGAGTTGCAGGAACTCGTCTCGGAGATATTATTTCAGGAATTCAGTATAGTGATACACCGACAATTTACAAACAAGAAGTTGTAAGTGAAGGGTTATTGCTATTTGCCAAAAATGCCGTAACATTAAGTATAAAGGGTAACGCTTACATGCTGATCAGAAATAACCAACAATGGATCAAGCAAGAGGTCTATGTACTAGGCGATACAATAATGATCCCTAATGCAAAACAGGCGATAGAGATTAGATATGAGTATAAAAATCACCCTCAATGTACGATATTTAATGAATACGGAGCACCATTGGCGCCGTTTGAGATGAAAGTGGGTCGTAATTAA
- a CDS encoding PTS lactose/cellobiose transporter subunit IIA, with protein MDEKQLKRAMELISVAGTAKSQCITAMSTAETGDIKKAREELKEAHKTLHEAHNIQTKWMTDEMNGEKVEKSIMLIHSQDHFISADIMMTVAEKVINLHEEINSLKNKE; from the coding sequence TTGGATGAGAAACAATTAAAAAGAGCCATGGAGTTGATCTCAGTTGCAGGAACTGCTAAGTCACAATGTATTACAGCAATGAGTACAGCTGAAACTGGCGATATAAAAAAAGCTAGAGAAGAATTAAAAGAAGCACATAAAACACTGCATGAGGCACACAATATCCAAACTAAATGGATGACAGATGAGATGAATGGTGAAAAGGTTGAAAAATCAATTATGCTGATTCACTCACAAGATCATTTCATTTCAGCCGATATTATGATGACTGTTGCTGAAAAAGTTATTAATCTACATGAAGAAATAAACTCTCTTAAGAATAAGGAATGA